CCAGTTTCCaataaatgcaaacaaaactatttttgtgttgttatttgtcaccgagctgctgctgctgttgagttTTAACGTTGGAGAAGGTGAGAAGATGGTGACCAGACGGTGCCCTTCAGCCTGTCTGTGACCTGTGTTGCAGGAGGACGAGACAGGCGACGGCCGCTTCAGTTTCCCTGGTTACGGCCTGGGCCCCACCTGTCTGCAGCCCAAAGATGGGATGGCCATCAAGGGCCACAACAACAACGCGCCGGCGTCGGCGGCGCCCGAGAAGAGCATCgaggagatgaagaagctgttcatCGGCCGGGCCAAGCGCATCGACACGGTGTCCCGCGTGGCCTTCCCCCTCGTCTTcctcatttttaacattttctacTGGATCACTTACAAGATCATCCGCAGTGAGGACATCCACAAGCAGTagtcaggaggagcagcaggaggaggaggagcaggaggagcaggaggagcaggagcaggaggagcaggagcaggagcaggaggagcaggaggtcacACCTCACTGGACAGCTGCCAACATCGGTCAgatctctttcttctttctttttacgACGAGTCGTCTCAATAACCGGAGCGGTGCAATAGCAATGCAGTCAAACGCATGAAATATGAATGTGGCAATATATTACCGAAAAAAAAAGTCCGCACAGACCTTTCGATGAGGACCCCCCCAGCAGAACACAGACTGCAGAGGGGGGTggggctggggtggggtgggaggggtgtcCTACAGGTGTcgtggctgcaggtgtggagcaTCAGGATGTGATGGTTCCCCCTCCTGGAGGAGAATCTGTGCTTCCATCATTCTATCGTATCCACATCTGCTTCACACGTATATTTCCagcacttttttccctcctgccacAAAAACCTCGAACTCAGAGACTCTGAGGTCCatcgctgccgccgccgccgggaCGGGGGAAGCAGGAAACTCTCCATCTGTGTTCTGTCGCTCATTTCTGATGATTTTGTTCTGCTGTTACCTGAACGGCGCCGTGACGAGGGGGCGAGTCCTTTCATGCCGAACAGCGATGTCACGTTAGCACTTCCTGTCATCGACCCGCCTCAACGTGACACCGTCCTCCCGGTCAGACGTTGGTCTACTCCACTGGTTCTAAACCCTGTAAAGTCCATTTCCTGGCTCTGAAGCTTCTTTTCCTTTGCACCAGGCATCTATGCAACGATCAGAATATGCAACTATGATTTACATTCCGTTATGTAGCTTTAGCTGGTAGCTCATCCGTCCCAATGCTAACACACCCTTTAGCAACATGTTCTTAAACGTAGAGAAGCTGAAGTGAAGAAATTCCAGGAAACTCGGAGCAGATCTCATTTCCACCTTCATCTTGTTTAATCAGATATTTCATTTGGTTGGTTAAAAGTCACCTGGGTAACAGTCCAGACCTTAGGTGCGAGTAGGCGATTAGTAGCTTAGCATCAGTCAAGTCTTCTCTAAAACATTTGGGTTGGAGGTCATGAAGGTCTCGTGGTCGGTTCTACTGGAGTGATGAGAGTTGGTGTCTTCATCCTTCCTTTCATTTACAAATCAACTCTGGAGCTGATGCTGGCAGTCTGTTtccctagcctagcctagcctggcctagcctagcctagctagcctggcctggcctggcctggcttggcctagcctagcctagcctagctagcctggcctggcctagcctagcttagcttagcttagcctagcctagcctagcctagcctagcctggcctggcctggcctagcctagcctagcctagcctggcctggcctggcctagcctagcctagcctgcctggcctggcctggcttggcctagcctagcctagcctagcctggcTTAGCTTAGCCTGGCCTGGCCTAGCCTGGCCTAGCCTGGCTTAGTTTAGCctggcctagcctagcctaaTGTGTCTGTCACTTGTCACTATATGAAAATTGATTGTTGATTATGTTAATTATTGGCTGTCGTTTGTCTGTAGATGTGAGTGAGAAAGAAGAAAtggaacctttttttccctctttgatAAGCCAATGCTATGCTAATAACCTCCCAGTGCTATGCTAATAACCTCCCAGTGCTATGCTAATGCGTCGCAGTGCATTAATCTTGGAAAGGACTATCTGATTTACTTGGATGgagttcttttcttctcttttttctcacATTTCTCTTCCTATTTTATTGTTAATTCCTCCCCATAAACACGTTTTGTGTTGCACACTTCCAACATCCTCTCAATTCATCATTGCTCATTAAAGTTCTTGGATTCAGCGTCCGAAGCTTAACGTGAGTCGACGGTTGATCTCCTGAAAGCGTctaaaatcccatttttctTGCTTTCCTCCTCTGAGGAACAAGCTTCCGTTCCATCCTCCAGCGTCTCGTAGGTGTCGCAGGTGGAACGTCTTATTTTCTTCTGATTTCTTCAGTGGTTTGAAGGGCTAAGTCACATTTCTGTTCTTATTCGTCCCAGTGTGACGTGAACATTAAAGTGCCATGAAATTCGTTCCGAGCCCAAATCTGACCGATAATAAATGCGTAACGAGCAACATAACGGATCACCGAGGACGATGAACCGCCAACAAGTCTGTCGGCACAAAAAGATTGTTCGGAGTGATTTAAAGTGTGGACGGCGCCAACATTCCCTTTGGATTCGCTcgtttttatgtatttgtgtATCTGGTTTATGACATCGTCCTCCATCGTCCTCCAtcgtcctccatcctcctccatcgtcctccatcctcctccaccgtcctccatcctcctccatcgtcctccatcgtcctccatcctcctccaccgtcctccatcgtcctccatcctcctccatcgtcctccaccgtcctccaccgtcctccatcctcctccaccgtcctccaccgtcctccaccgtcctcctccaccgtcctccatcgtcctccatcgtcctccaccgtcctccacctcctccaccgtcctccatcgccctccatcgtcctccaccgtcctccaccgtcctccaccgtcctccatcgccctccatcgtcctccaccgtcctccaccgtcctccaccgtcctccatcgtcctccaccctcctccaccgtcctccaccgtcctccaccgtcctccatcgtcctccaccctcctccaccgtcctccaccgtcctccaccgtcctccatcctcctccatcgtcctccaccgtcctccaccgtcctccaccgtcctccaccgtcctccatcgtcctccaccgtcctccatcctcctccaccgtcctccaccgtcctccaccgtcctccaccgtcctccatcgtcctccaccctcctccaccatcctccATCGCCCTCCAtcgtcctccaccgtcctccatcgtcctccatcgtcctccaccgtcctccaccgtcctccatcgtcctccaccctcctccaccgtcctccaccgtcctccatcgtcctccatcgtcctccatcctccatcgtCCTCCATCGTCCTCCATCGTCCTCCATCGTCCTCCATCCACACGACAGATTGGACCTGCAGCACCTGGAACAGGTTAAATCACCACTAACGTAGCTACACAAACATGTTGAGCCACAGTTCTGAGAACAGCTGGTGGAGCATCAGCTGGTTCTGGCCCCCCGGGGCCCAATACAGGCCTCAGCCATCCACACTTAGCCCAGTCTGTTAGTGCCAAAGATGGAGCATCCGGACCAGTCCAGAGCGGCACCAGAACTGGCTCAGAGCGGCaccagaactggcccagagcagcaccagaactggcccagagcagcaccagaactgGCCCAGAACAGCACCAGAACTGgctcagagcagcaccagaactgGCCCAGAACGGCACCAGAACTGGTCCAGAGCGGCaccagaactggcccagagcggcaccagaactggcccagagcagcaccagaactggtccagagcagcaccagaactgGCCCAGAACGGCACCGGAACTGGTCCAGAGCGGCACCGGAACTGgcccagagcagcaccagaactggcccagagcgGCACCAGAACTGGTCCAGAACAGCaccagaactggcccagagcagcaccagaactgGCCCAGAATGGCACCAGAACTGGTCCAGAGCGGCACCAGAACTGGCCCAGAACGGCaccagaactggcccagagcagcaccagaactggcccagagcaGCAGGCCGCCCAACAGTCGTGTTTCCTCTTCTTGTCCATGTGGAGGCTGAATAAGCAACTAAAAATCCCGGAGCTATAAACACGTCACATGACCACGTTACAGCGCCACCGTGTGTCCGCAGGCGTAGCTGTTTATATGTATCATagcttcatcatcgtcatcgtcgtgTTATGGTTGTGATACTGTAtaagggggcggggggggggtccgaTGCTGTATTTATGCTGACGGGTGATACAAACTGAAAAAGGAACGTTGTGTTCAGGGAACTTCGTTTCCCTCCACAAATTCTGAAATGGATTTTAAAgtagcatgttttttttcttcgtCAAGGGTTTAAATTGATTCGTTCGGAGGCTTCGTTTGACCCTCGTAGTTTATCGTATCCACTCCTGGATCGCCGGGAAGGGAAACAATGGAATTATTCCGAtgatatttatttctgtttgtttgcacAAGTTGGAATGGCCTTAATTTTGCTTTCCTCACTTCTCTTGTGTGTTGGCACAAAGTGCACCGATTTGATTTGCTAAATTTACATTATTGATGCTTCTAATCCCAGAGTGCAGAATataagaatatttaaaaaaatctagcaaatcctttttatttttctttaatctgAGAAACAATATTTTGCATGAGTATAAATGCGATGGCAGATATTTTGGCTTGTACAAAAATGTGCAGCAatttgaagagaaaaacagaatgTACATGTCTGCTGTATCTGTATATATCAGTATTTATTGAAATATGTCCTACTAATTATTCTATTAACAATTAAAGGTTTTATGAACAAAATCTCTTTACTTGTTTTTGACAATTGTCGCGGTTGTTGGAGTTGGATCTTCTTTCTGTTCGTTGACTCCAGAATCTGTGTAATCATGGAAGAAAACGCATTAAAGTCGCAAACACACGACTCCGCTGTCGCCTTTTATTTACCTGCGTCCCGCCTGGAGCTCAGGCCACGCCCccaatttacaaatgacgacaTTCTCGAGCTTCACAGCAGCCAATCGCGCACGAGCCGGCGCGTGCCGGACACAGCTGCGGTTAATCTGGAAAACGGAAACGTTCTTGCGGAGATCTTCGCCCTCAAAAGTGCGCGGAAACACGCAAAAGGTCGGTTTGTTTCCTTCATGGTCTAAAATTCTCCGCTGTTTGATGAGCGGAAGTAGATTTTTACACGAGCAGAAGTAGAACGAGACACgtttgacctctgtgaccaGAAGCACGCGCACCGACTGAGTTAATCACGTTTTACCGAGTTTATGAGGAAACGCGGAAGGGTTTGATGTGTGTGTCAATGTCAGCGAACCGACTTTTCACACCAAATACAACAGTTACGAGTTTTAACACTCAAATCCTCCCATAGACGAGGCCCCTCCCACTACTCGATtgcggccccgccccctgcacCAGGAGGCGTGTCCGGTCGTCGTCATTCAGGTGTAATTCTGGAAACGGTTGTGACCGACTGTTTGGGAGTTCCAGATAATTCTAATAATTAACACGGCTACTAATTATGTAGTGGGGGTGTTCacacagtgggacctctacttacgaaattaatagGTTCCGGGAGTTGTTTTCGTAACCTCAAAAtgacgtaagtagagacgcgttttccatgtaactgccctaatccgttccaagcccccaaaaattcagacataattttttttttaaatcataaaaatgcatcaaagcATGTAagaaatacatgttacaattagattagcgcacaataaatgtaggaattcagtgcaaggcttctccaggaatgTACCGACCACAACATTGTATATGTTAAAATTTGATAGTCAAGTCAtaaagatattttttttaaaaaagtttgaAGTACGTTAGCAGAGCCGCGCACCTGTGTAAATATGAGCGTAGTTTGCCATCTGCTGGGTAAAGTTAGCATTGCACGGCACTCGCCCAAAACACCGCGGTTTTGATGACACAACGGTAGCGAAGCGCCGTTTTTAGCTGCTGAGCTAAAAAGCGTTCGAGCCTTGGAGACCATTTGTCTGTCAGTGTGTTGATGTCGCGTATGTTCTATACAGAAGTTGTAGCTGTAGTGTAGATTCTGTAGCGTTAGTTTAGTAATTCTTTGCGTTGTTAGTCCGTGGTAATTAGCGAGTGATGCTAGCTAACATATTAGCATGTGGAGCCGTGTCGTGAGTTATATATAGATCGTCTTAGTGCGTTTGGTGTACGTGAGTGTTTTTTATGCTGTTCTATTTTCTGTATTGTttcagttttacaaaaatataACTCAGTGGataaaagaaacaacacagttgAGCCTTGTTGTGGTTCTTTCGAACTTCATACCGTTAGCTAACTGCCTAGCCTcgcccgagagagagagaacgcgtCATGAGGGCAGTacaaggaacaaaatgaactttattacaggctaatcttacattagccgtcattactagcaacgaacgttaacacttgtggtaacaccgccatctaatggacaaacatacgaacacccacaataaataaaagttaaacgaaggcgacgctgggagacacacaaacttgtacatattgacgtccctcctagccaatgggatgacaggaagatgctaggcgatagccaatggcagagcagctacaagcaagttcgCGTTTGCTAAACTCCACGAGcagcgagtagcagcggtagcgtatttttgaccttcgtatcctgaaatttctttcgtaacaagaggaaatattttcccgccgagacgtttcgtaacctgaaaattccgcatgtagacgttcgtaagtagaggtcccgcTGTACCTGGAACTGTCAGTCAGAGCCGATAAAGGGGGCGTGGCAGGCTGCTCTTGGGTCTGATTGGTTGTTTGATTGGGGTAGTGGGCGGGGCAAAGAGCCACTATATAGAGCAGGTGACCAGCGTTTCTGCCTGTCCAGAACCAGTGATGGTTGGTGGGACGTGAAGAAGAGTCAGACAAGACTTAAAACAGTAAATCAGTTTTAATTTAGTTCTCTCGTCGGCAGGTGAGTTCATTTTACACATGATGACAAATGAAGTGCGTGACTAAAAAGCCTAACAGGATATGGATACGTGCTCCAGTCAGACACGTCCGTGAATCCACACATTAAAAGCCAACATCGCCATCGCTCAAATAAAAGCACGAGGGTTCGACTCATCCATCGTGATACGGTGGCAGCAATACACAGGATTGCCCGAGCAGTAAAGTACACGTTCCTTTAAGAAACAGGGAGAGAGAACGCGATAAACAAAAACCTAAACGCTGGGTTCATAATCCCCATTTCAAGTAGTATTAACCCTTTTATCATCTGTCTGTATGGTTCAATTTAAGAAATTCAAGTTCagcaatgaaaaacaaaaagatgaCTAAAGAAGTCCAGATAATACGTGTTGGAggaaggagacgaggaggagtAAAAAACGAGTGACATTCTGGGAGCAGAGGGGCGGCCGTCGTCACGACAACCAAAACCCGCTTCGATTACCAACAGAAACCcaccggaggaggagggaggagggtggagtcAGGACACGAACATGCTGGAAACCCAAACTAACTTCACGTTGATCCTTCCTGCCGACTTTAGCTTTTGTGGTGCAACAGAAACGGGGGAGGGGCCGTTGGTTCGGTTCCTGTTGGGCCGATGGATCAGCACGGTAATCGAATGCAGGTCTGGCCctcaggaggcggagcttcacTGGCGTTGAGCAGAGTAGCGGCCCTCGTTGGAGCCGGCGCCGCGGCCTGAGCCGAAGCTGGGCTTCTGTGCCAGCCCTCCACGGCTGGGGGGGCCCCGAGGtccgccgcccccgccccctATTCTCTCTCGGGGCCCGCCCAGCCCTCCTGGACCGCGAGGCCTCTGGTCCCGCCTGTCGCCCTCTCTGGCAGACCgggtcttcttctcctccacgtTCAGTCGGACGTCGCCGCGGAACTTTATCGGCTGTGAAAGGAAACAATCAGGTGACCCGATTCCTTAATGTGGAGATTCCGGCTGTTGACTAGTTACCCTGTTACTGAGGATCTTCTGGACTGGCTCGGGATCATCGAACACCACAAACCCAAAGTTGGGCAGTTTCCCACCGCTGTTGATCCGCAGCTCCAGGACGGTACCAAAgtctggatgggggggggggagtgggtgggggtggTTAGTCTCATGCACGTTGACATCTTTAAGAAAAGCTGCTGGATCAAACATACTTTCAAAGAACTCCTTCAGCTCATTCTTGTCCACATCATGAGGGACGTTGCCCACGAACAGCTGCTGGGAGTCGGGGTACCTGACCACCCGCCGCCCCTCGGACTCCCCCTGCTCCCCCTCCCGGACTGAAACGAGGAAAAACCATCAGAGGTCTGAACGCTTCTGTGTGGAGGGGCACTTCCTGCGTCAGGTCCTACCTGGCTTGGGTCCTCTGTGTGCTGGTGGGGGGCCTCCGGGCCTCTGTTCTCTGGGTCTCTGGTCCCTCTGTGGTCTCTGTGTGGCGGTCTGAGACTCTGCCTTCACCTCAGCGCGGACCTGCAGCAAGCAGCAACATCTGTGTCCGTCTCATCTACACGCATTTCTAATGTTCTATTGGTCAGACAGGACACGACTGAGTTAGCCCCGTTAGCTTTAGCCCCGTTAGCTTTAGCCCCGTTAGCTTGTCTCATACTCCCGATTAAACTCAGCCGTTTCATTCCTACAGTGACCTCTGCTGGCAGAGGTCGGGAGTGGCACCAAAGCTCTCCTAGTCCTGATGAAGGACCTTCATACGGGACCTGATGCCAGGCAGGAAGCAGCTTGATCAGATGATCCGAACTCACCGGTGCTGTCGGCGTGACTTTGACAACATGTGGGGGGATTCCTGAGACAGGGACGGCCCCACTGGGAGGGAGGTTCTTACTGGTGACGGATGCCCAGGAGAAGGACTGTAGTGGCAGCAAACACACTTAATGACCCGAGTAACGGCCGCTCTGATGTCATCGCCGGGTCTGGACCTACCCGGTTCTCCTCAGGAGCGGCGGTGGCAGCTTCACTGGGACCCGTGGGGGCTTCTGCGGCGGGCGGGGCAGCAGCGTGGTTCTTCTCCGACGGCTCCTCGCTCGTGTGCAGGTCTGTCTGAGCCTCCAGCATCGCCTCGGCCTTCAGCTCGGTGACGGCGACCTccgcctccttctccacctctgcctccGGTTCCGGGCTCACCGCCGCCGCGTCCTCGTCGTCGCCAGGAACCGCCGGCTCGGAACTGGTGGAGGCGGAGAAGAAAATCCGATCATCTTTTAGCCAGAAGTCAGGAAGAGCTTTGGAACCGTGAGAGATCCAATAAAACCTGATCACCCTCACAGCAACCTCCCTGTCTGAGCTTCTCTTACCCACAATGCTCTGggcccccagcaccccccccccccgcgtcaCTTCTGTGTGGAATGTGGGAACGGCGACACTCACCAGGACACGGGGTTGTAGAAGGCAGCAGACTCCTCCGTGGTGACGTCGGGGGATGGAACCTGCTCCTCGAGCTCCTCCACCTCGTCCTCGGACTCTGAAAAACAGGCGGCAACGATCAATCACACAGGAAAACGACGCCTCGCCCGTCGGGCTGGACTCTGATGggtctgtggggggggcggCTCTGGCTCCAGCACCCACCACCGCTCAGAGGAAGCACAGGATTGATGGTTGGAGCTCCTCAGAGGAGCAATGGGCTGGAAACGGCCAGGAATGTGACGCTTGTTGGAACGGGAAGAGTCCTGGATCTCACCTTCTGGAGGCTCCGAGTCAGAGTCAACAAACACCTCGTCCTGGTAACGGAACACGTCGTTGTGGACGTAGAACTTGTTGGCGACGGTCCCCTGGAGGACACGAGCAGAGCGTGAACAACGAGGCACCCGCCGCCCGGCTGCCATCGAAGCAGGAACCTACGAACCTCGGGGGCCAGGACGAAGGTCTGCATGAACTTCCTCATGGGCTGCATGTTGTTGGAGAGCTCGCCCATCACCTGCACCACCACGCCCTCGTTCAGGGTGGCGTGGGCGTCCACGTGCCTGATCTTGGTGTGGCAGTCCCGGAAGCTCAGGGCCATCACCCTCTTATGGATCTCCTGCAGAAAGGGAGACGTTAcccagtgagtgtgtgtgtgtgtgtgtgtgtgtggtgtgtgtgtgtgtgtgtgtgttgtgtgtgtgtgtgtgtgtgtgtgtgtgtggtgtgtgtgtgtgtgagactcacAGATTGGCCATAAACCGCCTCCACCGGTTTGCCGTTGCCGTCCAGGCCGCCGTGAACGTAGGAGGAGTTCTTCCCATAAAACCTTGAAACCACGTTGAGTTACTGGGTGGAGATGAACCCAGGAAGCTGCTGTGACGCTGAACCTACCTGTGCAGGTAATCGGGGGCCTGGTTCAGGAGGGTGTAATACTGTCGGACAAACTCTCGCCCGACCAGCTGGGCACTTGGCTTCTCCATCACCATTTCTTTGGTCAACTGGAAATCTCTGGACAGGAAGCGAATGAGTCAGTCGAGGCTCGAACCCGCAGCGtcgaccacttcctgtgttttaCAGGAAGTCCGTCGCTCGCCACAGAACAAACCAGAAGCACCTTTAGGTGCAAGAAAGGGGCCAATTTAACACAAACTCCCGACCCAGGTCACAAGCTTTAGATGTTCCACAGAGTGGATTCTGGTGGCCCAGGTGGAGCATGTCCACAGAACCAGTTCAGAGAACTGGTTCCAGAGTATCACCTCCAGAGGAACAGCATGCCTGTGGTTACCACGACTACGCCAGTCAATCATTCAGGTGTTTGGAACTGCTGCACCGTCGGAATCTAAAGAAGGTGCATTCACAGCTGGAGGTTCTACCAGAAGAGTCAGAACCTTCAAGAATCTCCTCAGAACCAGATACAAAATCACCACCGAGCAGAAATTGCTTCCAATTACAGATGCAAGAAAGTCCCGAGTCAAGCGCCCAGGTCAGTGTTGCACCTTAAAGGTGCAGTTTGGGTCACTGGTTCCGGTCTCACAACCCGGCCCAGATACACCAGGAACATCCTGATGTGGATTCTGGGCTGTTCACCTCTGATCCAGCAGGCTGCCACACCTGTCCAGGCGGACCAGGACCCGACAGACTGATCCGGATCCTCGTCCATCTCGGCAGCATGGCACAGACAAAGGGCCGCGCCGGGCCGGGCCGTGCCAGCGCCGTCGGTGCCGCTCACCAGCCCACCGGGCCTTCGCACACGCTCGTCGCGATGATCGGGGCCGGGAACGGTCCGTCCAACCTCAACGACCCGTTCCCAGGTTCAATGAGGACCGAGCAAGAACCGCTGCTCGGGCCTATCACGGTGACAGCTGGGCCCGAAAGTGGGGCAGCAGAGCCGGGCTCAGGAGCCGCGACACGTGCCCCGCGGCCCCCCAGCGACACTTCACCGAGGACAGAAGGGGAAAGTCCCGGGAGCGGGGCGAAGAACCTGGACCGGGAGGCACAAGCGTCGGAAAGCGTGAAGAAAAGTGGAGGAAGGAGCGCGTTGGAGACCGAAACGGTGGAAGTCACGACTGAATGAGCTAAAAGTAGCTACACGGCGGCGGTGGCTACGTGCTGGACGGGAGGATGAAACGGCGCCACGGTCGGTCCGAAAACAGCCTCCAACACCAACTCCTCACCGCACAACGTCCAAATCACCCCGAACCGAATCCAATTCGACGAGAGACGGGACGATTTCGAGGAAAATCGctgcgctaatgctaacatgctcAACTGAACGATCGCCTTGAGGCCAGGACGTAGACGCAGCCCAGAAAAGCGACCCGATTTCTGTCGGGAACAGGATTCCGAGAGCGCCAAACGCTATTTTAGCGTCCATCCGGGAGGGTTTCGGGAGAGAGGCGCACTTACCGGTGGGTAATTGAGCAAAACACCCGTTGATTAGCTCTAATCGAGTGATTTCACTGAATCACCTCGGCGGATGCCAGACACACTTGGGGCTTCACAACGTGCTGGGCTGCTCACTTACCGGTTTCAGCCGCACAACCTAACTTGAGACTCCGCCCCGGACCTCCCATTCAGCCAATCACGCTCAAGGATCAAGTTGTATCCACCAATCAGCGCCGGCTCCAATAAACGCCTCCATCTGAAGCCAATCAGAAAGCGCTAAGCGCTACCTGGATCTTCCAATAGCACCAATCATCTTACAGTAATGGCCGTAGGGGCGATGGTTTCATCAGCCGGCGTGTGCCGGTTGGTTTTCATGACCCCGCACACGATGCACCGAAAGCTTTTCTCCACGTGAGGGCGAGTGTGTTTAAAACGGGTGCGAACAGACAAAACATTCCGATTCTAATGCGATATAAGACCatataaatcacatttaaaacagatCTAATTTATAAGAACGCAGAGTCTCAGACATTGTCACGGGGGGCTCTACAGTCTGCACAGTTGTGTTTGTACCTCTACAAACTGGGTCAGGAAAACTACAAATCCTTTTAGGGTAAAAAGAAATCACCTGAGGGAGGATTCATCTTCCCGGGACAGAGGGGAGATACCACAGAGAACATCAGCATTCATCTCAACTGTCCACGTAGTTAAATTAGTCTAACGTTAAAGTGAGCTGGACCTTGAGACGCCTGCTAACGTGGAAGAAGCTCAATAAAAGTTCTGttgatgttttctgtctctGGGCTTTTGTGTTTCCCTCAAACAGAAATCTCGTGATTTTAGACGTCCAGGAAACCTCCACAACTGTGACTTTAACCTGACTGTAACCTGGTTACTGAACAAGCTTCAACTGTGTGAGGGACCTGTTGAACGGAAACAACCTTATAAAGTGTGTGGAGCAACAGAAATGTGCTGATTGTGCTGCTGTTTCAACAGGTCTGACATGTTTGTGCTTCGCTTTTTAAGCCTGGAAGACTGATGAAGCCAATgctttgcttttcctttttaaggATCTTGCAGGAGACACGGTGGGACATGAAGACAAGTCTCAGCCACATTCTTGAGTCTGGATGAATGGGTGAGGATGGTAACAAGGTCACGTCTCCCAGGGGAAGAGAAGCTGCTCatgcaattattattatcatcattattattgctGCCGTTTGACATGTGTGATTTAGGTTTGAATTAATGATTCCTACATCAAGTCATCACAgatgtttccacttcctgtcagattaaaaacacactaGAAACAGATGTGGGGCCACGAGCAGATGTCCAACAGTCCACCTCCCAGAAACGGTGTCCTCCAAGATCAGTGTTAAATCCAGGCAGTGGGATTTCGGAACGTATCCAGACTGTTTTCCAAGAGTTGAAAGtttggaaaagagaaaaagcctgAGAGCTTCAGGACAAACAACCAGATCCATGAAGATCTGGAAGCATCCGGAGATTTTTTTTCACATCTTTTAATGACATTTGTTCATAGAAAAATTTGCGTTGTGATTAAAAATGTGAACTGTAATTTTAAAACCAACTCtcgtcctgcccccccccaaatgtcCCTGATGTGAGGAAATCAGGACAACCTAAAGCAGTAGTCAAAATATTCCAAC
This genomic stretch from Takifugu flavidus isolate HTHZ2018 chromosome 9, ASM371156v2, whole genome shotgun sequence harbors:
- the g3bp1 gene encoding ras GTPase-activating protein-binding protein 1, giving the protein MVMEKPSAQLVGREFVRQYYTLLNQAPDYLHRFYGKNSSYVHGGLDGNGKPVEAVYGQSEIHKRVMALSFRDCHTKIRHVDAHATLNEGVVVQVMGELSNNMQPMRKFMQTFVLAPEGTVANKFYVHNDVFRYQDEVFVDSDSEPPEESEDEVEELEEQVPSPDVTTEESAAFYNPVSCSEPAVPGDDEDAAAVSPEPEAEVEKEAEVAVTELKAEAMLEAQTDLHTSEEPSEKNHAAAPPAAEAPTGPSEAATAAPEENRSFSWASVTSKNLPPSGAVPVSGIPPHVVKVTPTAPVRAEVKAESQTATQRPQRDQRPREQRPGGPPPAHRGPKPVREGEQGESEGRRVVRYPDSQQLFVGNVPHDVDKNELKEFFENFGTVLELRINSGGKLPNFGFVVFDDPEPVQKILSNRPIKFRGDVRLNVEEKKTRSAREGDRRDQRPRGPGGLGGPRERIGGGGGGPRGPPSRGGLAQKPSFGSGRGAGSNEGRYSAQRQ